Proteins from one Plasmodium cynomolgi strain B DNA, chromosome 10, whole genome shotgun sequence genomic window:
- a CDS encoding hypothetical protein (putative): protein KGELFSDTELENIGGSAGDIITSSSRSPTTINGRPSNTNLAGELLKELKTIPPPNVELNEAEFIDPDIICERDYNTPCPNDYNYIGSVHQIDEEICAPSSTYDGPCVGEPLNIKDMTEKTKETWSKKCQAFWPCKKCVRNFTSYCPAKWEKVKGTLRSCEPSLLYHGPCKFQVNFSGHTIQMLEDWSLKCHAWWACDHVNVLDDCPDGDMPITAAAT, encoded by the exons AAAGGTGAACTGTTTTCGGACACCGAGTTAGAGAACATAGGGGGGAGTGCAG GCGACATTATCACGAGCTCTTCAAGATCACCAACGACGATTAATGGCCGCCCGTCAAACACGAACCTCGCGGGGGAG CTAttaaaggaattaaaaaccATTCCGCCACCAAACGTCGAAT TGAATGAGGCTGAATTTATTGACCCGGATATTATTTGTGAAAGGGACTACAACACGCCATGTCCAAAT GATTATAACTATATCGGATCTGTTCACCAAATTGACGAAGAGATATGCGCACCATCTTCCACCTATGACG GCCCATGTGTTGGGGAGCCGCTCAACATAAAAGACATGACAGAGAAGACAAAAGAAACGTGGTCTAAAAAATGCCAAGCATTTTGGCcctgtaaaaaatgtgtgagGAATTTTACGTCCTATTGTCCAG caaaatgggagaaagTTAAGGGCACTTTGCGATCGTGCGAACCGTCTCTGCTATATCATGGGCCCTGTAAATTTCAAGTGAATTTTTCTGGCCATACTATTCAAATGTTGGAGGATTGGAGCTTAAAATGTCACGCTTGGTG GGCCTGCGATCATGTAAATGTGCTGGATGACTGCCCAGACGGCGATATGCCCATTACAGCTGCCGCGACGAG